In the Gossypium arboreum isolate Shixiya-1 chromosome 10, ASM2569848v2, whole genome shotgun sequence genome, one interval contains:
- the LOC108489483 gene encoding peroxisome biogenesis protein 1 isoform X3: MVTWSNNHNFPCHFNLSQESVQLVPGTEVAVAPKRRKKNLNNIESSTGESHGAKALLRLQDSDRRLFHKSNVKGVELGVALTSVAFIHQETAKRLSLESLQLVVIVPRLSAKESVKNLENDASRMKGSLTSKEVNSGISIDNKEFRQVVVRLLISDSVTKGHLMVTRSLRLYLRAGLHSWVYLKGYNAALKKEIPVLLLSPCHFKLVANDKAIGNGLEMLDGHKTHRSQNSLPISGSGTSLGVVNWSTHENVVAALSSELPCQEAEDCNHQDNKKGLECLLQAWFLAQLDAIASNAGTEVNTLILGSESLLHFQVTIYDSGTYGLVSSNGFSEKRNKTKNSPIEISYILTISEETLHSGQVNAYELSLDDRNKRVDVQGGVELFGKLTLGNPVSLCSVKDRTSVKGFSTDVSSLSWMGATASDVINRLMVLLAPSSGIWFSTYNLPFPGHVLIYGPAGSGKTLLARAVAKSLEEHEELLAHVIFVSCSGLSLEKAPTIRQALSSFISEALDHAPSVVVFDDLDSIMQSSSDSEGSQPSTSVVALTKFLTDIMDEFGEKRKSSCGIGPVAFIASVQSLESIPQSLSSSGRFDFHVQLPAPAASERGAILKHEIQRRSLQCHDDIIMDVASKCDGYDAYDLEILVDRAVHAAVGRFLPSDSGSEEHMNPMLVRDDFSHAMHEFLPVAMRDITKSAPDVGRSGWDDVGGLNDIRDAIKEMIELPSKFPNIFAKAPLRLRSNVLLYGPPGCGKTHIVGAAAAACSLRFISVKGPELLNKYIGASEQAVRDIFSKAAAAAPCLLFFDEFDSIAPKRGHDNTGVTDRVVNQFLTELDGVEVLTGVFVFAATSRPDLLDAALLRPGRLDRLLFCDFPSPQERLDILTVLSRKLPLASDVDLDAIAYMTEGFSGADLQALLSDAQLAAVHEHLSSANSNEPGKMPIITDTVLKSIASKARPSVSEAEKQRLYGIYSQFLDSKRSAAAQSRDAKGKRATLA; the protein is encoded by the exons ATGGTTACATGGTCGAACAATCATAACTTTCCATGTCATTTCAACCTTTCCCAAGAAAGCG TTCAACTTGTACCTGGAACTGAAGTTGCCGTTGCTCCAAAGAGACGCAAGAAAAATTTAAACAACATAGAATCGTCTACCGGAGAATCTCATGGTGCAAAAGCACTGCTTCGCTTGCAAGATTCAGATAGAAGATTGTTTCATAAAAGTAATGTCAAAGGTGTTGAGCTAGGGGTAGCACTTACGTCTGTTGCCTTTATTCATCAAGAAACAGCTAAAAGGCTTTCATTGGAGTCTCTTCAGTTGGTTGTTATTGTGCCAAGGCTATCAGCTAAAGAGAGCGTTAAGAATCTGGAAAATGATGCCTCTAGAATGAAAGGAAGTTTAACTTCGAAGGAAGTAAATAGTGGGATTTCAATCGATAATAAGGAATTCCGACAAGTGGTTGTTCGCCTTTTAATTTCAGATTCGGTCACTAAAGGACATTTAATGGTTACGCGGTCTCTCCGACTTTATTTGAGAGCAGGACTACATTCAT GGGTTTATTTAAAGGGGTATAATGCTGCTTTGAAGAAGGAAATTCCTGTACTTTTACTTTCTCCTTGCCACTTCAAATTGGTTGCAAATGATAAGGCTATTGGGAATGGGCTTGAAATGCTTGATGGTCATAAAACTCATAGGTCACAAAACTCACTCCCAATATCTGGTTCAGGAACCTCTTTAGGAGTAGTAAATTGGTCAACTCATGAGAATGTTGTTGCTGCACTTTCTTCTGAATTACCTTGCCAAGAAGCTGAAGACTGCAATCATCAAGACAATAAAAAGGGCTTAGAATGTCTTCTTCAGGCATGGTTTCTTGCTCAACTTGATGCTATAGCTTCAAATGCAGGGACGGAAGTTAACACGTTGATTTTGGGGAGTGAAAGTCTACTTCACTTTCAGGTGACCATATATGATTCTGGAACTTATGGACTTGTCTCATCTAATGGTTTTTCAGAGAAGAGAAATAAGACAAAGAATTCGCCAATTGAAATTTCATACATATTGACCATCTCAGAGGAAACACTCCACAGTGGACAAGTCAATGCATATGAACTTTCACTTGATGATAGAAACAAGAGGGTTGATGTCCAGGGAGGTGTAGAGTTGTTTGGAAAGCTAACTTTGGGTAACCCTGTGTCCTTATGTTCTGTTAAAGACAGAACGTCTGTCAAGGGGTTTAGCACAGATGTATCTTCATTAAGCTGGATGGGTGCGACTGCTTCTGATGTTATCAACA GATTGATGGTGTTGTTGGCTCCTTCTTCTGGAATTTGGTTTAGTACTTATAATCTTCCTTTCCCAGGACATGTTCTAATATATGGTCCAGCG GGTTCTGGGAAGACATTATTGGCAAGAGCTGTTGCAAAATCCCTTGAAGAACATGAAGAATTGTTAGCACATGT AATCTTCGTAAGCTGCTCTGGACTTTCTTTAGAGAAGGCTCCAACCATTCGTCAAGCACTTTCAAGTTTCATATCCGAAGCTCTAGATCATGCTCCTTCAGTTGTCGTATTTGATGATCTTGATAGCATCATGCAATCTTCTTCTGACTCAGAAGGATCTCAACCTTCAACCTCAGTTGTTGCACTTACTAAATTTCTCACCGACATCATGGATGAATTTGGG GAAAAGAGGAAGAGCTCTTGTGGTATTGGTCCAGTAGCTTTTATAGCTTCTGTGCAATCTTTGGAGAGTATCCCCCAGTCTTTGAGCTCATCAG GAAGGTTTGATTTCCATGTACAACTGCCTGCACCTGCTGCCTCTGAACGTGGGGCCATACTGAAGCATGAAATTCAGAGGCGTTCCCTACAGTGTCATGATGATATCATAATGGATGTAGCTTCCAAATGTGATGGATATGATGCATATGATCTG gAAATATTGGTTGATAGAGCTGTTCATGCTGCTGTTGGCCGGTTTTTGCCTTCTGATTCTGGTTCTGAAGAACACATGAACCCCATGCTAGTTAGGGATGATTTCTCTCATGCTATGCATGAGTTCCTTCCAGTTGCCATGCGTGACATAACTAAATCAGCTCCTGATGTTGGTCGCTCTGGTTGGGACGATGTTGGTGGTCTCAATGACATTCGGGATGCTATCAAAGAG ATGATAGAACTTCCTTCAAAGTTCCCAAATATATTTGCCAAAGCGCCTTTAAGGTTGCGATCTAATGTTCTGTTGTATGGTCCTCCTGGTTGTGGCAAGACTCACATTGTTggtgctgctgctgctgcttgtTCACTAAGATTTATATCAGTGAAAGGGCCTGAACTACTGAACAAATACATTGGTGCTTCTGAGCAAGCT GTTCGAGATATTTTCTCTAAGGCAGCTGCTGCTGCACCTTGCCTCCtcttttttgatgaatttgattccATTGCCCCTAAAAGAGGACATGACAACACTGGAGTAACTGATCGAGTTGTCAATCAA TTCCTAACTGAATTAGATGGTGTTGAAGTTTTGACTGGTGTATTTGTGTTTGCTGCAACAAG TAGACCAGATCTGCTTGATGCTGCATTGCTGAGACCAGGTAGGCTTGATCGCCTACTTTTCTGTGATTTTCCATCTCCGCAGGAAAGGTTGGATATTCTGACCGTTCTTTCAAGAAAG TTGCCATTGGCCAGTGATGTCGATTTAGACGCCATAGCATATATGACAGAAGGATTTAGTGGAGCTGATCTCCAAGCTCTTCTCTCAGATGCACAGCTTGCTGCGGTTCATGAACATTTGAGCAGCGCGAATAGCAATGAGCCTGGCAAAATGCCGATCATAACTGATACTGTTCTGAAGTCTATTGCTTCCAAGGCAAGACCGTCAGTTTCAGAAGCCGAAAAACAGAGACTGTATGGAATCTACAGTCAGTTTCTGGATTCAAAGCGATCTGCCGCCGCACAG TCGAGGGATGCAAAAGGCAAGAGGGCAACTCTGGCATGA
- the LOC108489483 gene encoding peroxisome biogenesis protein 1 isoform X1, with the protein MEFEVRHVAGIEDCFVSLPLLLIQTLQSTRSSLLPPLLTLELRLPRASDDPWIVAWSGATSSSTAIEVSHQFAECISLPNHTTVQVRAASNLAKATLVTMEPDTEDDWEILELNSEHAEAAILKQVRIVYEGMRFPLWLHGRTIITFHVISTFPKKAVVQLVPGTEVAVAPKRRKKNLNNIESSTGESHGAKALLRLQDSDRRLFHKSNVKGVELGVALTSVAFIHQETAKRLSLESLQLVVIVPRLSAKESVKNLENDASRMKGSLTSKEVNSGISIDNKEFRQVVVRLLISDSVTKGHLMVTRSLRLYLRAGLHSWVYLKGYNAALKKEIPVLLLSPCHFKLVANDKAIGNGLEMLDGHKTHRSQNSLPISGSGTSLGVVNWSTHENVVAALSSELPCQEAEDCNHQDNKKGLECLLQAWFLAQLDAIASNAGTEVNTLILGSESLLHFQVTIYDSGTYGLVSSNGFSEKRNKTKNSPIEISYILTISEETLHSGQVNAYELSLDDRNKRVDVQGGVELFGKLTLGNPVSLCSVKDRTSVKGFSTDVSSLSWMGATASDVINRLMVLLAPSSGIWFSTYNLPFPGHVLIYGPAGSGKTLLARAVAKSLEEHEELLAHVIFVSCSGLSLEKAPTIRQALSSFISEALDHAPSVVVFDDLDSIMQSSSDSEGSQPSTSVVALTKFLTDIMDEFGEKRKSSCGIGPVAFIASVQSLESIPQSLSSSGRFDFHVQLPAPAASERGAILKHEIQRRSLQCHDDIIMDVASKCDGYDAYDLEILVDRAVHAAVGRFLPSDSGSEEHMNPMLVRDDFSHAMHEFLPVAMRDITKSAPDVGRSGWDDVGGLNDIRDAIKEMIELPSKFPNIFAKAPLRLRSNVLLYGPPGCGKTHIVGAAAAACSLRFISVKGPELLNKYIGASEQAVRDIFSKAAAAAPCLLFFDEFDSIAPKRGHDNTGVTDRVVNQFLTELDGVEVLTGVFVFAATSRPDLLDAALLRPGRLDRLLFCDFPSPQERLDILTVLSRKLPLASDVDLDAIAYMTEGFSGADLQALLSDAQLAAVHEHLSSANSNEPGKMPIITDTVLKSIASKARPSVSEAEKQRLYGIYSQFLDSKRSAAAQSRDAKGKRATLA; encoded by the exons ATGGAGTTTGAGGTGAGACATGTGGCTGGAATAGAAGACTGTTTCGTATCTCTTCCCCTTTTACTCATCCAAACCCTTCAGTCCACGCGCTCTTCTCTCCTCCCTCCCCTTCTCACTCTCGAGCTTCGCCTCCCACGCGCCTCCGACGATCCTTGGATTGTCGCTTGGTCCGGCGCTACTTCTTCTTCCACCGCTATCGAG GTTTCACACCAGTTTGCTGAATGTATATCGTTGCCGAATCACACCACAGTTCAAGTACGAGCAGCTTCTAATTTGGCAAAGGCTACGTTAGTCACAATGGAACCTGATACCGAGGATGATTGGGAAATTTTAGAGCTTAACTCTGAGCATGCTGAAGCTGCAATATTAAAGCAG GTCAGGATTGTCTATGAAGGAATGCGGTTTCCTCTATGGTTACATGGTCGAACAATCATAACTTTCCATGTCATTTCAACCTTTCCCAAGAAAGCGGTGG TTCAACTTGTACCTGGAACTGAAGTTGCCGTTGCTCCAAAGAGACGCAAGAAAAATTTAAACAACATAGAATCGTCTACCGGAGAATCTCATGGTGCAAAAGCACTGCTTCGCTTGCAAGATTCAGATAGAAGATTGTTTCATAAAAGTAATGTCAAAGGTGTTGAGCTAGGGGTAGCACTTACGTCTGTTGCCTTTATTCATCAAGAAACAGCTAAAAGGCTTTCATTGGAGTCTCTTCAGTTGGTTGTTATTGTGCCAAGGCTATCAGCTAAAGAGAGCGTTAAGAATCTGGAAAATGATGCCTCTAGAATGAAAGGAAGTTTAACTTCGAAGGAAGTAAATAGTGGGATTTCAATCGATAATAAGGAATTCCGACAAGTGGTTGTTCGCCTTTTAATTTCAGATTCGGTCACTAAAGGACATTTAATGGTTACGCGGTCTCTCCGACTTTATTTGAGAGCAGGACTACATTCAT GGGTTTATTTAAAGGGGTATAATGCTGCTTTGAAGAAGGAAATTCCTGTACTTTTACTTTCTCCTTGCCACTTCAAATTGGTTGCAAATGATAAGGCTATTGGGAATGGGCTTGAAATGCTTGATGGTCATAAAACTCATAGGTCACAAAACTCACTCCCAATATCTGGTTCAGGAACCTCTTTAGGAGTAGTAAATTGGTCAACTCATGAGAATGTTGTTGCTGCACTTTCTTCTGAATTACCTTGCCAAGAAGCTGAAGACTGCAATCATCAAGACAATAAAAAGGGCTTAGAATGTCTTCTTCAGGCATGGTTTCTTGCTCAACTTGATGCTATAGCTTCAAATGCAGGGACGGAAGTTAACACGTTGATTTTGGGGAGTGAAAGTCTACTTCACTTTCAGGTGACCATATATGATTCTGGAACTTATGGACTTGTCTCATCTAATGGTTTTTCAGAGAAGAGAAATAAGACAAAGAATTCGCCAATTGAAATTTCATACATATTGACCATCTCAGAGGAAACACTCCACAGTGGACAAGTCAATGCATATGAACTTTCACTTGATGATAGAAACAAGAGGGTTGATGTCCAGGGAGGTGTAGAGTTGTTTGGAAAGCTAACTTTGGGTAACCCTGTGTCCTTATGTTCTGTTAAAGACAGAACGTCTGTCAAGGGGTTTAGCACAGATGTATCTTCATTAAGCTGGATGGGTGCGACTGCTTCTGATGTTATCAACA GATTGATGGTGTTGTTGGCTCCTTCTTCTGGAATTTGGTTTAGTACTTATAATCTTCCTTTCCCAGGACATGTTCTAATATATGGTCCAGCG GGTTCTGGGAAGACATTATTGGCAAGAGCTGTTGCAAAATCCCTTGAAGAACATGAAGAATTGTTAGCACATGT AATCTTCGTAAGCTGCTCTGGACTTTCTTTAGAGAAGGCTCCAACCATTCGTCAAGCACTTTCAAGTTTCATATCCGAAGCTCTAGATCATGCTCCTTCAGTTGTCGTATTTGATGATCTTGATAGCATCATGCAATCTTCTTCTGACTCAGAAGGATCTCAACCTTCAACCTCAGTTGTTGCACTTACTAAATTTCTCACCGACATCATGGATGAATTTGGG GAAAAGAGGAAGAGCTCTTGTGGTATTGGTCCAGTAGCTTTTATAGCTTCTGTGCAATCTTTGGAGAGTATCCCCCAGTCTTTGAGCTCATCAG GAAGGTTTGATTTCCATGTACAACTGCCTGCACCTGCTGCCTCTGAACGTGGGGCCATACTGAAGCATGAAATTCAGAGGCGTTCCCTACAGTGTCATGATGATATCATAATGGATGTAGCTTCCAAATGTGATGGATATGATGCATATGATCTG gAAATATTGGTTGATAGAGCTGTTCATGCTGCTGTTGGCCGGTTTTTGCCTTCTGATTCTGGTTCTGAAGAACACATGAACCCCATGCTAGTTAGGGATGATTTCTCTCATGCTATGCATGAGTTCCTTCCAGTTGCCATGCGTGACATAACTAAATCAGCTCCTGATGTTGGTCGCTCTGGTTGGGACGATGTTGGTGGTCTCAATGACATTCGGGATGCTATCAAAGAG ATGATAGAACTTCCTTCAAAGTTCCCAAATATATTTGCCAAAGCGCCTTTAAGGTTGCGATCTAATGTTCTGTTGTATGGTCCTCCTGGTTGTGGCAAGACTCACATTGTTggtgctgctgctgctgcttgtTCACTAAGATTTATATCAGTGAAAGGGCCTGAACTACTGAACAAATACATTGGTGCTTCTGAGCAAGCT GTTCGAGATATTTTCTCTAAGGCAGCTGCTGCTGCACCTTGCCTCCtcttttttgatgaatttgattccATTGCCCCTAAAAGAGGACATGACAACACTGGAGTAACTGATCGAGTTGTCAATCAA TTCCTAACTGAATTAGATGGTGTTGAAGTTTTGACTGGTGTATTTGTGTTTGCTGCAACAAG TAGACCAGATCTGCTTGATGCTGCATTGCTGAGACCAGGTAGGCTTGATCGCCTACTTTTCTGTGATTTTCCATCTCCGCAGGAAAGGTTGGATATTCTGACCGTTCTTTCAAGAAAG TTGCCATTGGCCAGTGATGTCGATTTAGACGCCATAGCATATATGACAGAAGGATTTAGTGGAGCTGATCTCCAAGCTCTTCTCTCAGATGCACAGCTTGCTGCGGTTCATGAACATTTGAGCAGCGCGAATAGCAATGAGCCTGGCAAAATGCCGATCATAACTGATACTGTTCTGAAGTCTATTGCTTCCAAGGCAAGACCGTCAGTTTCAGAAGCCGAAAAACAGAGACTGTATGGAATCTACAGTCAGTTTCTGGATTCAAAGCGATCTGCCGCCGCACAG TCGAGGGATGCAAAAGGCAAGAGGGCAACTCTGGCATGA
- the LOC108489483 gene encoding peroxisome biogenesis protein 1 isoform X2, translating into MEFEVRHVAGIEDCFVSLPLLLIQTLQSTRSSLLPPLLTLELRLPRASDDPWIVAWSGATSSSTAIEVSHQFAECISLPNHTTVQVRAASNLAKATLVTMEPDTEDDWEILELNSEHAEAAILKQVRIVYEGMRFPLWLHGRTIITFHVISTFPKKAVVQLVPGTEVAVAPKRRKKNLNNIESSTGESHGAKALLRLQDSDRRLFHKSNVKGVELGVALTSVAFIHQETAKRLSLESLQLVVIVPRLSAKESVKNLENDASRMKGSLTSKEVNSGISIDNKEFRQVVVRLLISDSVTKGHLMVTRSLRLYLRAGLHSWVYLKGYNAALKKEIPVLLLSPCHFKLVANDKAIGNGLEMLDGHKTHRSQNSLPISGSGTSLGVVNWSTHENVVAALSSELPCQEAEDCNHQDNKKGLECLLQAWFLAQLDAIASNAGTEVNTLILGSESLLHFQVTIYDSGTYGLVSSNGFSEKRNKTKNSPIEISYILTISEETLHSGQVNAYELSLDDRNKRVDVQGGVELFGKLTLGNPVSLCSVKDRTSVKGFSTDVSSLSWMGATASDVINRLMVLLAPSSGIWFSTYNLPFPGHVLIYGPAGSGKTLLARAVAKSLEEHEELLAHVIFVSCSGLSLEKAPTIRQALSSFISEALDHAPSVVVFDDLDSIMQSSSDSEGSQPSTSVVALTKFLTDIMDEFGEKRKSSCGIGPVAFIASVQSLESIPQSLSSSGRFDFHVQLPAPAASERGAILKHEIQRRSLQCHDDIIMDVASKCDGYDAYDLEILVDRAVHAAVGRFLPSDSGSEEHMNPMLVRDDFSHAMHEFLPVAMRDITKSAPDVGRSGWDDVGGLNDIRDAIKEMIELPSKFPNIFAKAPLRLRSNVLLYGPPGCGKTHIVGAAAAACSLRFISVKGPELLNKYIGASEQAVRDIFSKAAAAAPCLLFFDEFDSIAPKRGHDNTGVTDRVVNQFLTELDGVEVLTGVFVFAATSRPDLLDAALLRPGRLDRLLFCDFPSPQERLDILTVLSRK; encoded by the exons ATGGAGTTTGAGGTGAGACATGTGGCTGGAATAGAAGACTGTTTCGTATCTCTTCCCCTTTTACTCATCCAAACCCTTCAGTCCACGCGCTCTTCTCTCCTCCCTCCCCTTCTCACTCTCGAGCTTCGCCTCCCACGCGCCTCCGACGATCCTTGGATTGTCGCTTGGTCCGGCGCTACTTCTTCTTCCACCGCTATCGAG GTTTCACACCAGTTTGCTGAATGTATATCGTTGCCGAATCACACCACAGTTCAAGTACGAGCAGCTTCTAATTTGGCAAAGGCTACGTTAGTCACAATGGAACCTGATACCGAGGATGATTGGGAAATTTTAGAGCTTAACTCTGAGCATGCTGAAGCTGCAATATTAAAGCAG GTCAGGATTGTCTATGAAGGAATGCGGTTTCCTCTATGGTTACATGGTCGAACAATCATAACTTTCCATGTCATTTCAACCTTTCCCAAGAAAGCGGTGG TTCAACTTGTACCTGGAACTGAAGTTGCCGTTGCTCCAAAGAGACGCAAGAAAAATTTAAACAACATAGAATCGTCTACCGGAGAATCTCATGGTGCAAAAGCACTGCTTCGCTTGCAAGATTCAGATAGAAGATTGTTTCATAAAAGTAATGTCAAAGGTGTTGAGCTAGGGGTAGCACTTACGTCTGTTGCCTTTATTCATCAAGAAACAGCTAAAAGGCTTTCATTGGAGTCTCTTCAGTTGGTTGTTATTGTGCCAAGGCTATCAGCTAAAGAGAGCGTTAAGAATCTGGAAAATGATGCCTCTAGAATGAAAGGAAGTTTAACTTCGAAGGAAGTAAATAGTGGGATTTCAATCGATAATAAGGAATTCCGACAAGTGGTTGTTCGCCTTTTAATTTCAGATTCGGTCACTAAAGGACATTTAATGGTTACGCGGTCTCTCCGACTTTATTTGAGAGCAGGACTACATTCAT GGGTTTATTTAAAGGGGTATAATGCTGCTTTGAAGAAGGAAATTCCTGTACTTTTACTTTCTCCTTGCCACTTCAAATTGGTTGCAAATGATAAGGCTATTGGGAATGGGCTTGAAATGCTTGATGGTCATAAAACTCATAGGTCACAAAACTCACTCCCAATATCTGGTTCAGGAACCTCTTTAGGAGTAGTAAATTGGTCAACTCATGAGAATGTTGTTGCTGCACTTTCTTCTGAATTACCTTGCCAAGAAGCTGAAGACTGCAATCATCAAGACAATAAAAAGGGCTTAGAATGTCTTCTTCAGGCATGGTTTCTTGCTCAACTTGATGCTATAGCTTCAAATGCAGGGACGGAAGTTAACACGTTGATTTTGGGGAGTGAAAGTCTACTTCACTTTCAGGTGACCATATATGATTCTGGAACTTATGGACTTGTCTCATCTAATGGTTTTTCAGAGAAGAGAAATAAGACAAAGAATTCGCCAATTGAAATTTCATACATATTGACCATCTCAGAGGAAACACTCCACAGTGGACAAGTCAATGCATATGAACTTTCACTTGATGATAGAAACAAGAGGGTTGATGTCCAGGGAGGTGTAGAGTTGTTTGGAAAGCTAACTTTGGGTAACCCTGTGTCCTTATGTTCTGTTAAAGACAGAACGTCTGTCAAGGGGTTTAGCACAGATGTATCTTCATTAAGCTGGATGGGTGCGACTGCTTCTGATGTTATCAACA GATTGATGGTGTTGTTGGCTCCTTCTTCTGGAATTTGGTTTAGTACTTATAATCTTCCTTTCCCAGGACATGTTCTAATATATGGTCCAGCG GGTTCTGGGAAGACATTATTGGCAAGAGCTGTTGCAAAATCCCTTGAAGAACATGAAGAATTGTTAGCACATGT AATCTTCGTAAGCTGCTCTGGACTTTCTTTAGAGAAGGCTCCAACCATTCGTCAAGCACTTTCAAGTTTCATATCCGAAGCTCTAGATCATGCTCCTTCAGTTGTCGTATTTGATGATCTTGATAGCATCATGCAATCTTCTTCTGACTCAGAAGGATCTCAACCTTCAACCTCAGTTGTTGCACTTACTAAATTTCTCACCGACATCATGGATGAATTTGGG GAAAAGAGGAAGAGCTCTTGTGGTATTGGTCCAGTAGCTTTTATAGCTTCTGTGCAATCTTTGGAGAGTATCCCCCAGTCTTTGAGCTCATCAG GAAGGTTTGATTTCCATGTACAACTGCCTGCACCTGCTGCCTCTGAACGTGGGGCCATACTGAAGCATGAAATTCAGAGGCGTTCCCTACAGTGTCATGATGATATCATAATGGATGTAGCTTCCAAATGTGATGGATATGATGCATATGATCTG gAAATATTGGTTGATAGAGCTGTTCATGCTGCTGTTGGCCGGTTTTTGCCTTCTGATTCTGGTTCTGAAGAACACATGAACCCCATGCTAGTTAGGGATGATTTCTCTCATGCTATGCATGAGTTCCTTCCAGTTGCCATGCGTGACATAACTAAATCAGCTCCTGATGTTGGTCGCTCTGGTTGGGACGATGTTGGTGGTCTCAATGACATTCGGGATGCTATCAAAGAG ATGATAGAACTTCCTTCAAAGTTCCCAAATATATTTGCCAAAGCGCCTTTAAGGTTGCGATCTAATGTTCTGTTGTATGGTCCTCCTGGTTGTGGCAAGACTCACATTGTTggtgctgctgctgctgcttgtTCACTAAGATTTATATCAGTGAAAGGGCCTGAACTACTGAACAAATACATTGGTGCTTCTGAGCAAGCT GTTCGAGATATTTTCTCTAAGGCAGCTGCTGCTGCACCTTGCCTCCtcttttttgatgaatttgattccATTGCCCCTAAAAGAGGACATGACAACACTGGAGTAACTGATCGAGTTGTCAATCAA TTCCTAACTGAATTAGATGGTGTTGAAGTTTTGACTGGTGTATTTGTGTTTGCTGCAACAAG TAGACCAGATCTGCTTGATGCTGCATTGCTGAGACCAGGTAGGCTTGATCGCCTACTTTTCTGTGATTTTCCATCTCCGCAGGAAAGGTTGGATATTCTGACCGTTCTTTCAAGAAAG TGA